The proteins below are encoded in one region of Bombus vancouverensis nearcticus chromosome 8, iyBomVanc1_principal, whole genome shotgun sequence:
- the LOC117155897 gene encoding uncharacterized protein LOC117155897, with translation MKFLVLILAVVPIYATGDVFGDLLGQEFQYATIDHVRDRRQAGHLRTVNQAPAQIQQLLHAQQFRPPVVPVPAQPIPKLGPAQPSQPQQLSQAQVSQYRPQVQFASGIQQPDYRSIPLGGGQKPILPQQPQYRPLPQQNFNAAPQYSSKLPPHIQQLLQFQNNLSNSIPRRA, from the exons GTTTTAATATTGGCCGTGGTGCCTATTTATGCTACTGGTGATGTGTTTGGTGACCTTTTGGGACAAGAATTTCAATACGCTACCATTG aCCACGTTCGCGACAGAAGGCAAGCTGGTCACTTACGTACAGTGAACCAAGCACCAGCTCAGATCCAGCAACTTTTACACGCACAGCAATTTCGTCCACCCGTAGTGCCAGTTCCGGCGCAACCAATTCCAAAACTGGGACCAGCTCAGCCTAGCCAACCTCAGCAGCTATCGCAGGCCCAGGTCTCGCAATACCGGCCGCAAGTGCAATTTGCTTCTGGCATTCAGCAACCGGACTATAGATCAATTCCATTGGGCGGCGGCCAGAAACCAATTCTTCCACAGCAACCGCAGTATCGCCCTCTTCCTCAGCAAAATTTTAACGCCGCGCCGCAGTACTCGTCCAAATTACCACCACACATTCAACAATTGTTGCAATTCCAAAACAATCTGAGTAACTCAATCCCTCGAAGAGCGTAA